In Miscanthus floridulus cultivar M001 chromosome 8, ASM1932011v1, whole genome shotgun sequence, the sequence atactcttgcactcggcaaagaaattttttctttttttaaaaaaaaaatctttgccgagtgtccatggctctaggcactcggcaaagctaggaaaattgggtctctgcttcccagctttgccgagtgccatggtcacggcactcggcaaagccctctttgctgagtgtggcactcggcaaagaggatgaaaatgattttttttttgttttttgctttccatcagcacaaacaaagaaatcacatatatatcaacacacagcacaggatatatcacatacatatccatattccatcacatacacatccataacccatcacatacacatccatattttTTTTGTTCTTTGATGAAATTTAAGTTTTGTCGGCTCATATTTTTGGATGTTCAAACGCCGCCGTAGCATTAGCACGGGCATTGGTGATGAAGAAATTGCCTACGTTTGGACATAATGGTTCCGGAACAAAATATCATTGTAATGAAATAATAAGTTATTTGAACCTATTTATACCTGGTAAACTGATGGGGTTCTTAACGAAAAAAAAGAAACGAAAAAAAACTTATGTTGTGCACTTATGTTGGTTCTTTGGTTTCAAATTCAGGATGGGAACAATCTTGGGAGTGTTCTTTGTCTCCAGGCACTTGCAGTAACATGGATGAAATGATCGATTCATGGAAGGAAGTTCAGGAAAGTTATGATTCGAAAATTTATTACTTCAATCCATCAGTCAATTCAAACATTTGAGGATGGTTATGAAATTTTATATATGACCATGTATATAATTTGGAAAACTGTATATAATCCGGAAAACTATAGAAAACTGTCGTTGTTTGATTGTTTTCATGTGCACCCTGAAATAAAGCCGTGGTGTTAGCATgggcactatatatatatatatatatatatatatatatatatatatatatatatatatatattgtgatggatattgtcatggatgatgcgaatgtatgtgatggattatggacaatggatttatatgtgatgtattatggatggtggatgtgtatgtgatgggttatggatgtgtatgtgatggaatatggatgtgtatgtgatatatcatgtgctgtgtgttgatatatactccctccatacctcAATTAGTTGTCGTTTAGGACATGATTGTGCTTACCAAGGAGTAATTAATTAGAGGGTATTTTTCCCTGTCTATCCCTATTAAATACAGTTGTGGATGCAACCTATATGAGAAACAATCATGGTTCAGACTAGCTAGTGCAGTGAGGCTAACGCCCTGAGGACAAGGGCGCGGGTTCGATCCCTGGCAGCCACATCTTTTTTTGCTGTCACTGGcgattttgcatggcactgttTCTGTGCAAGTGGCGTTTGTGCTGGGCCTCGCTGTGAGTGGCAATTTTGCATGGCGCTCGCTGGGTCGGGTGTGGGCGCGTTGCTGCTCATGCGCGCGCGCGTTTTGGCTCGTGCGCGCTCTCGTTTTTTGCGCGGTTTCGAATGTTTAGCAACGCACGCGTTTAGCCTTCCATACAGCTCGTTCTTTGGCGCTTTTTTTCGTTGCATAGCACCGTGCGCGCTCTCGTTTTCTCTGGCCGTCTGTCCATCTACCCCTTCCTATTTAACCGGTGCTACATCCTATCCATCTCAACATCTTCTATTTCCATCTGTGCCGTGCTCCACTGTTTCCTTCTCCACTTCTTCTCTTTTCTCTGTACCGCAATGGCTAATCCATTCGATTTGAACGTTCGTTTagaagaagatgatgacgacAATCTTCCATTCGATCTCAATGAGCCAATAATGGAGGATCACACCACATATGGTAATGTACTCAGTTTGTTTGTTCTTTTTTTTATATTCAAATCAACAATGTGTAGTTTTGTTtctcattttctttcttcttttttttgacaGGGTTTGATTTGAACTTGCCACTAGACGAGTTTGGTGCGGTTGATTTCAATTATGTACAAAACCTGCCCGGTAAGTTTTATGAATGAGTTTGTTTTTTTCCTATAGCTAGAACATGCCGTGGCTAATTATTActatgaatgtgcttgttttttttccttttgctaGAACAAGATGTTGAGGCTCCCGTTCAAGTAAACCGTCCAAAGCATGACATGCCTGAAGAAGTTAGAAAACAAGTGTACCAAGCATTGTTGGCTAGAAGCAAAAATGGGAAACTAGGCAAGAGAGATACAAGCATTGTTGCCGATCAGTTTGGTGTACACATTCGATCGGTTCAGCGCTTATGGAAGCGAGGTAAAACCCAACTTGCTCAAAACATTCCGGTCGTGGTTGCTAGTCAAAAGAAGGGTAGATGTGGCCGTAAGGCAATCCCTCTTGATTTGGAACAATTGCGCAACATTCCTCTAAAGCAAAGAATGACCATAGAAGATGTGTCTAGTAGACTTGGTATTACCAAATCTAGGATACAAAGGTATTTGAAAAAGGGTTTGCTTAGACGccactctagtagcatcaaaCCTTACCTCACTGATGCTAACAAAAAGACTAGGTTGAAGTGGTGCATTGACATGATTGAGCAAGGTTTGGTTGGTGATCCAAAGTTTAaggatttttttgactttgtgttcattgatgagaaATGGTTCTACCTTTCTCAAAAATCCGAGAAATACTACTTGCTACCCGAGGAAGATGAACCACATCGcacttgcaagaacaagaatTACATTCCTAGGATCATGTTTTTATGTGTTTGTGCTCGGCCAAGATTTAGAAATGGAGAGTGCATTTTTTATGGGAAAATCGGTTGCTTTCCACTTGTCACTTATGAAAATGCTATTAGAGGAAGTCATAACCGTCTTCGTGGTGAACAAGTTATCAAGCCAATAACTTCAATCACAAGGGATGTCATTAGAGATTTCATGCTAAATCAAGTGTTGCCGGCCATTAGAGCCAAATGGACAAGAGAAGATGT encodes:
- the LOC136470758 gene encoding uncharacterized protein, whose protein sequence is MANPFDLNVRLEEDDDDNLPFDLNEPIMEDHTTYGFDLNLPLDEFGAVDFNYVQNLPEQDVEAPVQVNRPKHDMPEEVRKQVYQALLARSKNGKLGKRDTSIVADQFGVHIRSVQRLWKRGKTQLAQNIPVVVASQKKGRCGRKAIPLDLEQLRNIPLKQRMTIEDVSSRLGITKSRIQRYLKKGLLRRHSSSIKPYLTDANKKTRLKWCIDMIEQGLVGDPKFKDFFDFVFIDEKWFYLSQKSEKYYLLPEEDEPHRTCKNKNYIPRIMFLCVCARPRFRNGECIFYGKIGCFPLVTYENAIRGSHNRLRGEQVIKPITSITRDVIRDFMLNQVLPAIRAKWTREDVHKPIFIQQDNAPSHLKVDDPVFCEAAKQDGFDIRLICQPPNSPDFNILDLGFFHAIQAIQYKKDAKTIKDLVPAVQQVNCSLFHLLHCFFNN